One segment of Candidatus Fokinia solitaria DNA contains the following:
- a CDS encoding ribonuclease D — protein sequence MIVHYHINDIPSSLLENEYTAVALDTEAMGLHIMRDRMCLVQLCFGTDEVHLVHFRSKNDYIEAVNLTTLLSNEKLLKIFHFARFDVAKLQQSFNISMKNIYCTKIASKLSRTFTDYHGLKSLCAELLGVKLSKTQQTSDWGEAVLTEEQKEYAAYDVLYLHKLVEKLNKILIRDGKMEVAQKCFDVIPTIAALDIVGFNEQIFCF from the coding sequence ATGATCGTACACTATCACATTAACGATATACCGTCGTCGCTACTCGAGAATGAATACACTGCCGTAGCGCTTGATACAGAAGCAATGGGATTGCATATAATGAGAGATAGGATGTGTTTAGTGCAATTGTGCTTCGGCACAGATGAAGTGCATCTCGTGCATTTCCGCAGCAAAAACGACTATATAGAAGCGGTCAATCTCACTACGCTCCTGTCTAATGAAAAACTCTTAAAGATCTTTCATTTCGCAAGATTTGATGTAGCAAAACTACAGCAATCATTTAATATATCAATGAAGAATATATATTGTACAAAAATCGCTTCAAAGTTGTCACGCACCTTTACGGATTATCACGGACTAAAATCGCTTTGCGCAGAATTACTCGGAGTAAAACTATCTAAAACGCAACAAACATCGGATTGGGGAGAAGCAGTCCTCACAGAAGAACAAAAGGAGTACGCTGCATATGATGTATTGTATTTACATAAGCTAGTGGAGAAATTAAATAAGATCCTTATAAGAGATGGAAAAATGGAGGTAGCACAAAAATGTTTTGACGTAATTCCAACGATCGCTGCACTAGATATTGTCGGATTTAATGAGCAAATTTTTTGTTTTTAG